The Dyella jiangningensis sequence GGAATCGTCCGGCGCCCACCAGTAGCCTTCGCTGCGATCCATTTCCTCCTGCGCCACGAACTCGGCCTCGGCGTTGTGCACGGTGCCACCGCCATCGTGGGTGAGCTGCTTCGCCTCGCCGGTACCGAGATCGATCACCCACAGGTTCTGGTCACGCACGTAGGACACATAGCGGCCCTTGGGCGAGATCTTCGGATCGATCACGTTGTCGCCGGTATCCAGCGCCCTGGGTGCGGCATCGGGCGTGGCGAGCGAATAGACATAGAGCTTGCCGCCGACGGGAAACAGCAGCTGCCTGCCATCCGGCGACCATTGGTAGCTGACGATGCCATGCAGGCCCGCGGTGCGTTCGCGCTCACGGCGCGCCTTCTCCGCATCGGACAGCTGGTCGCCGTTGGGCTCGAGCTTCTTCGAGTCGACCAGCAGGCGGGTCTTGTTGTCCTTGAGCTGGTATTCCCACAGATCCAGCTGGAACTGGTCATCGGGCTTGGCGCGAAGGAAGGTGACGCGGCTGCCGTCGGGCGAGATCTGCAGGCCACGCGGCGCGGCGCCGGCAAGGTTGCCGCCGTCGAAGATGCGTTCGATGTTGAGTTTTTCGGCCATGGTCGGCAGGGCCACCATCGTCAGGGCGGCAAAAAGAAGGGCGCGCATGGGTACTTCCTTGGGCGACGCGTCGTACGTAAGAACAAGCGGCGATTAGAACGCGTCACGCCCGTGGAAGCCAGCAATTTTCCGGGGAAAGCGGCGCATCGGCAGCGATGCGTCGCGCAAGGCTCAGGCCTTGGCGCCCTGGCCGAACAGGATCTTTCGCGCTTCCTCGTCCGTGGTGAGGTCAAACCGGTCCTTGATCTGCTCACCCCGCGCATAGGCACGCTGTGTGGCGGGTCGCGCGCGAATCGCCTCGAACCATCGCTTCAGGTGCGGGAAATCCTCCAGCGCCATGCCCTGGTTTTCGTATCCCACCGTCCACGGATAGGCGGCCATATCGGCGATGGAGTAGTCCTTGCCGGCGATGAAGGCGCGGCCTTCCAGGCGCTTGTTCAACACGCCATAGAGGCGGCGCGTTTCGTTGACGTAGCGATCGATCGCGTAGGGGATCTTCTCCGGCGCATAGCGGTTGAAATGATGGTTCTGGCCGAGCATGGGCCCGAGCCCGCCCACCTGCCAGTACAACCATTCCAGCACCGTGTATTTCTCGCGCAGGTCGGTGGGCAAAAACCGGCCGCTCTTTTCGGCGAGGTACTGCAGGATGGCGCCCGACTCGAACACACTGATCGGGTCGCCGCCATCGGCCGGTGCGGTATCGATGATGGCCGGCATGCGGTTGTTGGGCGAAATGGCGAGAAACGCCGGCTGGAACTGCTCGCCCTTGCCGATGTTCACCGGCTTGATGGTGTAGGGCAGGCCGGACTCTTCCAGGAACAGGGTGATCTTGTGGCCATTGGGCGTGGGCCAGTAGTGGAGCTCGATCATGGGCGGTGACCTAGAGTGCGTACGAACCCTTGATGGTCGGGGCGATAGGCTGGGATTCAACATGGCAACAGCTGCGGCCCGTCAACGCGACCTGTCCGCACGCGTTCCCGCAGTGGCGCATCCGACAGGAGAACGACCATGCAACGTCCGCTTCACCTCGTCCTGCTTTCGCTTGGCCTCGCTGTCGCCGGCGCGGCCTGGGCGCAGCAGGGCACGCCACCCACGGCGCCTACCGCCAAACATCTCCATGCCATCGATCCACAGCAGCAGATCGAACGTCTCACCAAGCATCTGCAGCTGACGCCTGACCAGCAGGCCAAGATCCTTCCCATCCTGCAGCAGCGCGACCAGCAGTTGCAGGCGCTGCGCAGCGACAGCGGCCTGAAGCCAGCCGACCGGCGCGCCAAGGCCATGTCCATCGTGCAGTCGAGCGATCAGCAGGTGGATGCATTGCTGACGGAGCCGCAGCGCACCAAGGCCCAGGCGATGCGCGAAAAGGCCATGGAGCGCATGGAGGAGCGGCGCGGGCAGCACATGCCAGCGTCGTCCAGCAGCAGCGGCGGGCATCCTTGATCCCCGCGAGGCACCGTCGCCACGCCAACGACGATGCCTCGCCATCCGCCATCACGTATGCTTCTGCGCTTTCCGCACTATCGTGATGGAGCACCCTATGGCACGCGTCGTCGTGGTCGGCAGCATCAACATGGACCTGGTGACGCTGGCGCCGCGCTTTCCCGCACCCGGCGAGACCATCCTCGGCGAGCGCTTCCTCACCGTGCACGGCGGCAAGGGCGCGAACCAGGCCGTGGCCGCGGCGCGACTGGGCGCTGAAGTCACGCTGGTGGGTGCGGTGGGCGACGATGCGTTCGGCGAGCAGCTGCGCGACGGGCTCGCACGCGAGAACGTGCAGCTGGAGCACGTGGCCCGCATCGCTAACTGCAGCAGCGGCACGGCGTCCATCACCGTGGCCGAAGGCGACAACCACATCGTGGTGGTGCCGGGCGCGAACGCGCAGGTGACGCCGACGCAGATCGAAGCCGCGCAACGAGCCTTCGAGAAGGCCGATGCCATCCTGGTGCAGATGGAGATTCCGCTCGAAAGCGTGGAAGCCACGCTGCGGCTGGGACAGCGCGTCGGCAAACCGGTGATCCTCAACCCGGCACCCGCCCAGCCGCTGCCTATCGAGTGGCTGAAGCTCGCGCGCTACCTCACGCCCAACCAGCACGAACTGGCTATCCTGCTCGGCGCCGATGCTCATGAAGACTTCCGTTCATTGATGCATCGTTCACCGGCACCGCTCGTGCTGACGCGTGGCGGCGACGGGGCATGGTTCCGCGAAGAAGACGAACCGGTGCATCAATCGGGCTTCAAGGTCGACGTGATCGACACCACCGGCGCGGGTGATACCTTCAATGCGGCGCTGGCCGTATTCCTCCACGAAGGATTGGCCTCCGCCGTGCGCAAGGCCTGCGCCGCTGCCGCTCTATCGGTCACGCGACTGGGCGCGCAGGGCGGCATGCCAACGCGTGGCGAACTCGACGCCTTCCTGGCGGCGCACCCCATCCGCCTGTAGGAGCGCACCCAGTGCGCGACCGCGACGCGTTGATGTATCTCGCACGACGGTCGTCGTGGTTTGGCTCAACGCTCCGTAGGCTTTTCGCGCACTGGGTGCGCTCCTACAAAGAGCCGCGGTTGCGACCGCTTAGTCCGACGGCCCCGGTGCCAGCACTTCGCGCTGACCGTTGATGCCCATCGACGACACCAGGCCGGCCGCTTCCATCGCCTCGACCAGTCGTGCCGCGCGGTTGTAGCCGATGCGGAACTGCCGCTGCACGAAGGAGATCGACGCACGCCGCGAGCGCAGCACGAAGGCGGCCGCCTCGTCGTACAGCGGATCGAGTTCGGCATCACCGCCTTCCTCGGTGAACAACTCGCCCGAGCCTTCGCCCGGCGGACCCGCGAGGATCTCGTCCTTGTAATCCGGCTCGCCGTACAGCTTCAGGTGCGCCACGATGCGATGCACTTCCTCGTCCGCGACGAAGGCACCGTGCACGCGCTGCGGATAACCCGTGCCCGGCGGCAGGAACAGCATGTCGCCCTGGCCGAGCAGCGATTCGGCGCCCATCTGGTCGAGGATCGTGCGCGAGTCGATCTTGCACGATACCTGGAACGCGACGCGCGTGGGAATGTTCGCCTTGATCAGTCCGGTGATCACGTCGACCGAAGGACGCTGCGTCGCGAGGATCAGATGGATGCCGGCCGCGCGCGCCTTCTGCGCGAGACGCGCGATCAGCTCCTCGATCTTCTTGCCGGCCACCATCATCAGGTCGGCCAGCTCGTCGATCACCACCACGATCATCGGCAAGGTGTCGAGGGTCCCGGGCACTTCCGGATGCGCGGGGAACGGGTTGAGCAATGGACGTCCAGACGCCTTTGCTTCCTTCACCTTCTGGTTGTAGCCGGCGAGGTTGCGCACGCGCAGATCCGACATCAGGCGATAGCGGTTCTCCATCTCGCCCACGCACCAGGCCAACGCGTTCGCCGCGAGCTTCATGTCGGTGACCACCGGAGCGAGCAGATGCGGGATGCCTTCGTACACCGAAAGCTCGAGCATCTTCGGGTCGATCATGATCAGGCGCACGTCGTCGGGCGTGGCCTTGTACAGCAGCGACAGGATCATCGCGTTGATCGCGACCGACTTGCCCGAACCCGTCGTGCCCGCCACCAGCATGTGCGGCGCCTTGGCGAGATCGGCCACCACCGGCTCGCCGGTGATGCCCTTGCCCATGGCAAGCGTGAGCAGCGAGTCCGAACCGCGGTACTCGCGCGAGTCCAGGATCTCCGCGAGCGCGATCATCTGGCGCTGCTCGTTCGGCAGTTCCAGGCCCATGCAGGTCTTGCCGGGAATCGTCTCGACCACGCGGATGGACGTCCGTCCAAGACCGCGCGCCAGATCCTTCATCAACGCGACGATCTGGTTGCCGCGCACACCTACCGCCGGCTCCACTTCGAAACGCGTGATCACCGGGCCGGCAGACGCACCGACGACGGACACCGGTACCTTGAACTCGCGCAGCCGCTGCTCGATCAACTCTCCCGTCTCCGCCAACTGTGCATCGTCGATCGCGGCGAGTTCGGCACGCGGCGCAGCCAGCAGGGAAAGCGGAGGCAGCATCGCGTTGGGACGCTGGCGCGGCGGCGCGCCGGCACGCAACGGCGCGATGCTGGCCGGCGGCGCGACGAGATCATCGTCGTTGGCGGCGATGCTTCGTCCCCGCACGGGCGTCGATGCCGCTGCCGGCGCGACCGATGCGGTATCCAGCTCGAATGGTTCTTCCGCCAATGGCAGCACCGGCTCCGATCCGACGTCCTGCACTGGCGCGGTCGCCGCCGGCGCGGCGATGGCATGCTCGGCAGGCGCCACAGCGGCGACGACACCGGACGGTTCCGCAACGCGCATGGTGGCTTGCGTCGCTCGCGACACGATGGTGGACGTGCTCGCCTGCGATGCGCTCGCCATGGCCGGGGCGGCGGGGCGGCGCGAGAGCGGCGCCGGCACCGAAGAGGCCAGTCCATGCTTGGGCATCAGCCAGGGTTCGCGGATGATCTTTTCCTGCCGCGCCGCATGACGCACACGGGTGGGTGCTGCGGCGACGATGGGCTGGGGCGGTTCAATGGTCGCCGATGACCGCTGCGGCAGCGATGGCGCTGGCGCCTGGGTTCGGCGTTGCTCGACGGCACGCGGGCGACGCGGCTTAGCCGATTGCCTTTCCTTGCGACGCACCGCGCCGCCCGCACGGCGAACGCCCGTCGTGTTTCCACGGCGGGTCGCCAAGGTATCGACGCCGCGTTGGAGCAGGGCAGCCAGCACATCGACACACGAGGACAAGCGCTGGAATATCGCGCGCCAGCCCACCCCGAGGTACCAGGGCAGCGCAGTGGCCATGACGCCCAGCATGACGAGCACGGTCAACCATCCACCGAACGTACCGCCGATGCCGTGCGAAAGCGCCCGGCACACCGCGCCGCCGAGCTGTGGATCATCGGTGTACTGGTCGACCACCAGCCCTTCCAGCGTCGCGCTCGCCAGCAACACCAGCACCGCACCCAGCCAGAACCGGATCGTTCCCTGCCCACCAGGTGTGGATAACTTGCGGCGCTTCGACAGCGAAGCGCCGACACGCCAGAACAGGGGAATCAGCCAG is a genomic window containing:
- a CDS encoding glutathione binding-like protein, with the protein product MIELHYWPTPNGHKITLFLEESGLPYTIKPVNIGKGEQFQPAFLAISPNNRMPAIIDTAPADGGDPISVFESGAILQYLAEKSGRFLPTDLREKYTVLEWLYWQVGGLGPMLGQNHHFNRYAPEKIPYAIDRYVNETRRLYGVLNKRLEGRAFIAGKDYSIADMAAYPWTVGYENQGMALEDFPHLKRWFEAIRARPATQRAYARGEQIKDRFDLTTDEEARKILFGQGAKA
- the rbsK gene encoding ribokinase, whose product is MARVVVVGSINMDLVTLAPRFPAPGETILGERFLTVHGGKGANQAVAAARLGAEVTLVGAVGDDAFGEQLRDGLARENVQLEHVARIANCSSGTASITVAEGDNHIVVVPGANAQVTPTQIEAAQRAFEKADAILVQMEIPLESVEATLRLGQRVGKPVILNPAPAQPLPIEWLKLARYLTPNQHELAILLGADAHEDFRSLMHRSPAPLVLTRGGDGAWFREEDEPVHQSGFKVDVIDTTGAGDTFNAALAVFLHEGLASAVRKACAAAALSVTRLGAQGGMPTRGELDAFLAAHPIRL
- a CDS encoding FtsK/SpoIIIE family DNA translocase: MLSFLFGGFGLSTLWLIPLFWRVGASLSKRRKLSTPGGQGTIRFWLGAVLVLLASATLEGLVVDQYTDDPQLGGAVCRALSHGIGGTFGGWLTVLVMLGVMATALPWYLGVGWRAIFQRLSSCVDVLAALLQRGVDTLATRRGNTTGVRRAGGAVRRKERQSAKPRRPRAVEQRRTQAPAPSLPQRSSATIEPPQPIVAAAPTRVRHAARQEKIIREPWLMPKHGLASSVPAPLSRRPAAPAMASASQASTSTIVSRATQATMRVAEPSGVVAAVAPAEHAIAAPAATAPVQDVGSEPVLPLAEEPFELDTASVAPAAASTPVRGRSIAANDDDLVAPPASIAPLRAGAPPRQRPNAMLPPLSLLAAPRAELAAIDDAQLAETGELIEQRLREFKVPVSVVGASAGPVITRFEVEPAVGVRGNQIVALMKDLARGLGRTSIRVVETIPGKTCMGLELPNEQRQMIALAEILDSREYRGSDSLLTLAMGKGITGEPVVADLAKAPHMLVAGTTGSGKSVAINAMILSLLYKATPDDVRLIMIDPKMLELSVYEGIPHLLAPVVTDMKLAANALAWCVGEMENRYRLMSDLRVRNLAGYNQKVKEAKASGRPLLNPFPAHPEVPGTLDTLPMIVVVIDELADLMMVAGKKIEELIARLAQKARAAGIHLILATQRPSVDVITGLIKANIPTRVAFQVSCKIDSRTILDQMGAESLLGQGDMLFLPPGTGYPQRVHGAFVADEEVHRIVAHLKLYGEPDYKDEILAGPPGEGSGELFTEEGGDAELDPLYDEAAAFVLRSRRASISFVQRQFRIGYNRAARLVEAMEAAGLVSSMGINGQREVLAPGPSD